From Micrococcus porci, one genomic window encodes:
- the ald gene encoding alanine dehydrogenase, which yields MLVAVPTEVKNNEFRVALTQGGVQELVRAGHQVLVQSGAGVGSGASDQDYRDAGAELVDDVDELWERAELVLKVKEPQPEEYGRLRRGQVLFTYLHLAASPACTRAILDAGTTAIAYETVTRGRALPLLAPMSQVAGRLAPAAGAYHLLQPQGGSGVLMGGVPGTRRARVAVIGGGVAGEAAAVIAAGMGADVTVLDISLERLAQLDAVHQGRMRTLASSHLNIGETVADADLVIGSVLIPGAAAPKLVTAEMVESMRPGSVLVDIAIDQGGCFENSRATTHQDPTYLVGDKIYYCVSNMPGAVPQTSTAALTNATLPYIKRIADLGWRAALAADEGFAGGLNAHDGVLTLSSVATAVADELGLDPQKDVRVTSEVLAEA from the coding sequence ATGTTGGTCGCCGTGCCCACCGAAGTGAAGAACAACGAGTTCCGTGTGGCCCTGACGCAGGGCGGGGTCCAGGAGCTGGTGCGCGCAGGCCACCAGGTCCTCGTGCAGTCGGGGGCCGGCGTCGGCTCCGGCGCCTCGGACCAGGACTACCGCGACGCCGGCGCCGAGCTGGTCGACGACGTCGACGAGCTCTGGGAGCGCGCCGAGCTGGTCCTCAAGGTCAAGGAGCCGCAGCCGGAGGAGTACGGCCGCCTGCGCCGCGGCCAGGTCCTCTTCACCTACCTGCACCTGGCCGCCTCCCCTGCGTGCACGCGCGCGATCCTGGACGCCGGCACGACGGCGATCGCCTACGAGACGGTCACCCGCGGCCGCGCCCTGCCGCTGCTGGCCCCCATGAGCCAGGTGGCCGGCCGCCTGGCCCCCGCCGCGGGCGCCTACCATCTCCTCCAGCCGCAGGGCGGCTCGGGTGTGCTGATGGGCGGCGTGCCCGGCACTCGCCGCGCCCGGGTGGCCGTGATCGGCGGAGGCGTGGCCGGCGAGGCGGCGGCCGTGATCGCCGCGGGCATGGGCGCGGACGTGACCGTCCTGGACATCTCCCTCGAGCGGCTCGCGCAGCTGGACGCCGTCCACCAGGGCCGGATGCGCACGCTGGCCTCGTCCCACCTGAACATCGGCGAGACCGTGGCGGACGCGGACCTCGTGATCGGCTCCGTGCTGATCCCCGGCGCCGCGGCCCCGAAGCTGGTGACCGCCGAGATGGTGGAGTCCATGCGGCCCGGCTCCGTGCTGGTGGACATCGCGATCGACCAGGGCGGCTGCTTCGAGAACTCGCGGGCCACCACCCACCAGGATCCGACGTACCTCGTGGGGGACAAGATCTACTACTGCGTCTCCAACATGCCCGGCGCCGTGCCGCAGACCTCCACCGCTGCCCTGACCAACGCGACGCTGCCCTACATCAAGCGCATCGCCGACCTCGGATGGCGCGCGGCGCTGGCCGCGGACGAGGGCTTCGCCGGGGGCCTCAACGCGCACGACGGCGTGCTCACCCTGTCCTCCGTCGCCACGGCTGTGGCCGACGAGCTCGGCCTGGACCCCCAGAAGGACGTCCGCGTCACCTCCGAGGTGCTCGCGGAGGCCTGA
- a CDS encoding FadR/GntR family transcriptional regulator produces MTAAPAYTIVLDWLEAELRSGAVAVGDKLPGERTLAERFGISRASVREATRMLEAMGLIRASAGSGPNSGAVVVSEPSAALGWALRLHIATRSLPMADVVAARVLLETDAAQAAAATSGDPESVAVLAEVETLLDRMDDPALPEEDFHLLDTEFHVRLATLGGNVVTAMMLDSLRQATIGYVTETVAGLSDWPAVRAGLQADHRRILAASAAGDGRAAAQELREHVLGFAALAQTGRVPAAG; encoded by the coding sequence ATGACCGCTGCCCCCGCCTACACCATCGTGCTCGACTGGCTCGAAGCCGAGCTGCGCTCCGGCGCCGTGGCCGTGGGGGACAAGCTGCCCGGTGAACGCACCCTGGCCGAGCGCTTCGGCATCTCCCGGGCGTCCGTGCGGGAGGCCACCCGGATGCTCGAGGCCATGGGCCTGATCCGCGCCAGCGCCGGCTCCGGGCCGAACTCGGGCGCCGTCGTCGTCTCCGAGCCGTCCGCGGCGCTGGGCTGGGCGCTGCGCCTGCACATCGCCACCCGGTCCCTGCCGATGGCCGACGTCGTCGCCGCGCGCGTGCTCCTCGAGACCGATGCGGCGCAGGCGGCCGCCGCCACCTCCGGCGACCCCGAGAGCGTCGCCGTCCTGGCCGAGGTGGAAACCCTGCTGGACCGGATGGACGACCCCGCGCTGCCGGAGGAGGACTTCCACCTGCTCGACACCGAGTTCCACGTGCGGCTGGCCACCCTGGGCGGGAACGTCGTGACGGCGATGATGCTGGACTCCCTGCGCCAGGCGACCATCGGCTACGTGACCGAGACCGTGGCCGGGCTGTCCGACTGGCCGGCCGTCCGCGCCGGTCTGCAGGCCGACCATCGCCGGATCCTCGCCGCCTCCGCCGCCGGGGACGGCCGGGCGGCTGCGCAGGAGCTGCGGGAGCACGTCCTCGGCTTCGCCGCCCTCGCCCAGACGGGCAGGGTGCCCGCCGCCGGGTGA
- a CDS encoding GntR family transcriptional regulator — protein sequence MRRTDIGTLGLAGTPVSKADRAYQAILEGIRDQRHEPGDRLVLSQIAAELGMSVVPVREAIRRLQSENLVAYERNVGATVVGIDPVEYRHTMETLALVEGFSTAQCAPHVTAEDLAAARDVNAAMRAMTASEKAWDPVAFTELNRRFHSILFEHHQNEHVHDLVHRGWNRLAALRSSTFAYVPGRAVASVDEHEHLLRLIEDGARFEEIEAAARAHRLNTLHAYLEHSAEPSA from the coding sequence ATGCGCCGGACGGACATCGGAACGCTCGGCCTCGCCGGCACCCCCGTCTCCAAGGCGGACCGCGCCTACCAGGCGATCCTCGAGGGGATCAGGGACCAGCGCCACGAGCCGGGCGACCGGCTGGTGCTGTCCCAGATCGCCGCGGAGCTGGGCATGTCCGTGGTGCCCGTGCGGGAGGCGATCCGCCGCCTGCAGTCCGAGAACCTGGTCGCCTACGAGCGCAACGTGGGCGCCACCGTGGTGGGCATCGACCCGGTCGAGTACCGCCACACCATGGAGACGCTGGCGCTGGTGGAGGGATTCTCCACCGCCCAGTGCGCCCCGCACGTGACCGCCGAGGACCTCGCGGCGGCCCGCGACGTGAACGCGGCCATGCGCGCGATGACGGCGTCGGAGAAGGCCTGGGACCCGGTGGCGTTCACCGAGCTCAACCGCCGCTTCCACTCGATCCTGTTCGAGCATCACCAGAACGAGCACGTGCACGACCTGGTGCACCGCGGCTGGAACCGCCTGGCCGCGCTGCGCTCGTCCACGTTCGCGTACGTGCCCGGCCGAGCGGTGGCCTCCGTGGACGAGCACGAGCACCTGCTGCGCCTGATCGAGGACGGGGCGCGCTTCGAGGAGATCGAGGCCGCCGCCCGCGCCCACCGCCTGAACACCCTGCACGCCTACCTGGAGCACAGCGCCGAGCCGTCCGCGTGA
- the pdxT gene encoding pyridoxal 5'-phosphate synthase glutaminase subunit PdxT: MSPQKTVGVFALQGDVREHVHVLESLGARTRPVRRPADLEGLDGIVLPGGESSVMDRLARIMGLKDPLIAALRDGLPAYGTCAGLIMLAREIRNPAPDQGGLGVLDVAVRRNAFGAQVDSFEEDLDVPAVAAEPVHAVFIRAPAVVQAGEGVEVLASVPASRLSLPAADPGLDGDARLPVAVRQGHLLATAFHPEVTGDWSFHRAFLAGL, translated from the coding sequence GTGAGTCCACAGAAGACCGTCGGCGTGTTCGCCCTCCAGGGCGACGTGCGGGAGCACGTGCACGTGCTCGAGTCCCTCGGCGCGCGTACGCGCCCGGTGCGCCGCCCCGCGGACCTCGAGGGCCTGGACGGCATCGTGCTGCCCGGCGGCGAGTCCTCCGTGATGGACCGCCTCGCCCGGATCATGGGGCTGAAGGACCCGCTCATCGCCGCCCTCCGCGACGGCCTGCCCGCCTACGGCACGTGCGCGGGGCTGATCATGCTGGCCCGCGAGATCCGCAACCCGGCGCCGGATCAGGGCGGTCTCGGCGTGCTGGACGTGGCCGTGCGGCGCAACGCCTTCGGCGCGCAGGTCGACTCGTTTGAGGAGGACCTGGACGTCCCCGCGGTCGCGGCGGAGCCGGTGCACGCCGTGTTCATCCGCGCCCCCGCCGTCGTCCAGGCGGGGGAGGGCGTCGAGGTCCTGGCGAGCGTGCCGGCGTCGCGCCTGTCCCTGCCCGCGGCGGACCCGGGGCTCGACGGCGACGCGCGGTTGCCCGTGGCCGTGCGGCAGGGCCACCTGCTGGCCACGGCCTTCCACCCCGAGGTGACCGGCGACTGGTCCTTCCACCGGGCGTTCCTCGCGGGGCTCTGA
- a CDS encoding L-lactate permease — translation MHTFTPTPDAAGSVALSAALGVLPLLTFFATLLGLRLKAWQSGLAALVVALLVAVLGFHMPAHLAALAAAQGATFGLFPIVWIVVMALWFYQVTVLSGRFDDMRAIFDSLGGGDIRIQAVLIAFCFGGLLEALAGFGAPVAITATMVLGLGVPPLRAATAVLLANTAPVAFGAVGTPITTAGTLTGIPASHIGAIVGHQAPFVAVFVPFLLVFIIDGLRGVRQTWPALIVIGASFAVAIWLASTHFSYELTDVVASLVSLAAAVLLLRFWRPRGAEEARQRLDAPARAAAQDLTPGRIFMAVLPYIVVVAVFALAKLVPPITAALNSVTAKIPWPGLDGHLVNASGAPLASTVYKFEWLASPGTLLLIAGLIMAVVYSRFDHDGRFPLSVGNALAEIGRCFARMRWSALTIVIVLSLAYVMNFSGQTVAMGTWVAGLGAAFVFLSPVLGWLGTAVTGSDTSANALFSTLQQTAATNIGADPALLVAANTSGGVVGKMISPQSLAIAATAVGMEGRESEILRRVVVWSLVLLLAVCTLVYLQSNVLAWLLPAAG, via the coding sequence GTGCACACCTTCACCCCCACCCCCGATGCCGCCGGCAGCGTCGCGCTCTCCGCCGCGCTCGGCGTCCTGCCCCTGCTGACGTTCTTCGCCACCCTCCTCGGCCTGCGCCTCAAGGCCTGGCAGTCGGGCCTCGCCGCGCTCGTGGTGGCCCTGCTCGTGGCCGTGCTGGGCTTCCACATGCCGGCCCACCTGGCGGCGCTGGCCGCCGCCCAGGGAGCGACCTTCGGCCTGTTCCCGATCGTCTGGATCGTCGTGATGGCGCTGTGGTTCTACCAGGTCACCGTGCTCTCCGGGCGATTCGACGACATGCGCGCGATCTTCGACTCGCTCGGCGGCGGAGACATCCGCATCCAGGCCGTGCTCATCGCGTTCTGCTTCGGCGGCCTGCTCGAGGCCCTCGCCGGCTTCGGCGCCCCCGTGGCCATCACGGCCACCATGGTGCTCGGCCTGGGTGTGCCCCCGCTGCGGGCGGCCACCGCCGTGCTGCTGGCGAACACCGCGCCCGTGGCCTTCGGCGCCGTGGGCACCCCCATCACCACCGCCGGCACGCTCACCGGCATCCCCGCCTCGCACATCGGCGCGATCGTCGGCCACCAGGCCCCGTTCGTGGCCGTGTTCGTGCCGTTCCTGCTCGTGTTCATCATCGACGGGCTGCGTGGCGTGCGGCAGACGTGGCCGGCACTGATCGTGATCGGCGCGAGCTTCGCCGTCGCCATCTGGCTGGCCTCGACCCACTTCTCCTACGAGCTCACCGACGTCGTGGCCTCCCTGGTCTCCCTCGCCGCCGCCGTCCTGCTGCTGCGCTTCTGGCGGCCGCGCGGCGCCGAGGAGGCCCGCCAGCGCCTCGACGCCCCCGCCCGCGCGGCGGCGCAGGACCTCACCCCCGGCCGGATCTTCATGGCCGTGCTGCCCTACATCGTGGTCGTGGCCGTGTTCGCCCTGGCCAAGCTGGTCCCCCCGATCACCGCGGCCCTGAACTCCGTCACCGCGAAGATCCCGTGGCCCGGGCTCGACGGGCACCTCGTCAACGCCTCCGGCGCGCCCCTGGCGAGCACCGTGTACAAGTTCGAGTGGCTGGCCTCCCCCGGCACGCTGCTGCTGATCGCCGGTCTGATCATGGCTGTGGTCTACTCCCGGTTCGACCACGACGGCCGGTTCCCGCTCTCGGTGGGGAACGCGCTCGCCGAGATCGGCCGCTGCTTCGCCCGCATGCGCTGGTCCGCCCTGACGATCGTGATCGTGCTCTCCCTGGCCTACGTCATGAACTTCTCGGGCCAGACGGTCGCCATGGGCACGTGGGTGGCCGGCCTGGGCGCGGCCTTCGTGTTCCTGTCCCCCGTGCTCGGCTGGCTCGGCACCGCCGTGACCGGCTCGGACACCTCCGCGAACGCCCTGTTCTCCACGCTGCAGCAGACCGCCGCCACGAACATCGGCGCCGATCCGGCCCTGCTGGTGGCCGCCAACACCTCCGGCGGCGTCGTGGGCAAGATGATCTCCCCGCAGTCCCTGGCGATCGCCGCGACGGCGGTCGGCATGGAGGGTCGGGAGTCCGAGATCCTGCGCCGCGTGGTGGTGTGGTCGCTCGTGCTCCTGCTGGCGGTGTGCACGCTCGTGTACCTGCAGTCCAACGTGCTGGCATGGCTGTTGCCGGCAGCGGGCTGA
- a CDS encoding (Fe-S)-binding protein — translation MRIALFATCIVDAMYPKVALATVRILERLGHEVVFPPGQVCCSQMHVNSGYVEDALPVVRNHVRTFMKADYDLAVAPSGSCVASLGHQQPDVARSCGDEGLARDAEVVASRTLELSQLLTDVLGVTDAAAQLGSWFPHTVTYHPSCHGMRLLRLGTRQEDLLRTVADIDLRPLPDAEECCGFGGTFSLKNPDVSAAIAEEKIEKVTASGASICTGGDASCLLHLGGAMHRREARGQDGRPLRTVHLAEILAATRENPLEVDGPVELSIPASAGARRGPSARVEEAHR, via the coding sequence ATGAGAATCGCCCTGTTCGCCACGTGCATCGTGGACGCGATGTATCCCAAGGTGGCCCTCGCCACCGTCCGCATCCTCGAGCGGCTCGGCCATGAGGTCGTCTTCCCGCCCGGCCAGGTCTGCTGCTCGCAGATGCACGTCAACAGTGGGTACGTGGAGGACGCCCTGCCCGTGGTGCGCAACCACGTCCGCACCTTCATGAAGGCCGACTACGACCTCGCCGTCGCCCCCTCCGGATCCTGCGTGGCCTCGCTCGGCCACCAGCAGCCGGACGTCGCCCGCTCCTGCGGGGACGAGGGGCTGGCCCGCGACGCCGAGGTCGTCGCCTCCCGCACCCTCGAGCTGTCCCAGCTGCTCACGGACGTCCTCGGCGTGACGGATGCCGCGGCCCAGCTCGGCTCCTGGTTCCCGCACACCGTGACCTACCACCCCTCCTGCCACGGCATGCGCCTGCTGCGCCTGGGCACGCGCCAGGAGGACCTGCTGCGCACCGTCGCGGACATCGACCTGCGCCCGCTGCCGGACGCCGAGGAGTGCTGCGGCTTCGGCGGCACCTTCTCCCTGAAGAACCCGGACGTCTCCGCCGCCATCGCGGAGGAGAAGATCGAGAAGGTCACCGCGTCCGGCGCCTCGATCTGCACGGGCGGCGACGCCTCCTGCCTGCTCCACCTGGGCGGGGCCATGCACCGTCGAGAGGCGCGCGGCCAGGACGGCCGCCCCCTGCGCACCGTCCACCTCGCCGAGATCCTCGCGGCCACCCGGGAGAACCCGCTCGAGGTCGACGGCCCCGTCGAACTGTCCATTCCCGCGTCGGCCGGCGCCCGCCGCGGACCGTCCGCCCGTGTCGAGGAGGCCCACCGATGA
- a CDS encoding fumarylacetoacetate hydrolase family protein, whose protein sequence is MTQNTSPATPSVTEHDFTVRQNRPGKVLALHLNYPSRIAQRGRSPQFPGYFIKAGTSIARSGDAVERPAGTELLAYEGEIALIIGRTARRVRPEEGWSYVSGITAANDWGLYDLRHADKGSNVKNKSGDGYTPLGPAVIAAANLDPAALRVRTWVNGALVQDDTTEGLVFPFGQLVADLSQLMTLEEGDVILTGTPAGSSVAQPGDVVEVEVDAPTAPGAPSTGRLITHVTDSDIPMADYGHGPRVDDLQREEAWGSREAAGLAPVEDAPAQDDAAPASTAVDENGHWVASAPQPDRSLLTPELRAKIDAIAVATLTAQLQKRGIQNATIDGPRPIHQGRRVLGYAKTLRYIPKREDLFKEFGGGFNAQKRAIDSVQPDDVVVMEARGEHGTGTLGDVLALRAQVNGANAVITDGGIRDSAAVAEVGLQVYAGATHPAVLGRRHIPWEVGGTIACGGTTVQPGDIIVGDDDGVVVVPPSLLQEVVDDAYEQELQDAWAYEQVKAGHPVDGMFPPNAEWKAKFDEYRKTLPDAPAPEGDA, encoded by the coding sequence ATGACGCAGAACACATCCCCCGCGACGCCCTCGGTGACCGAGCACGACTTCACGGTCCGGCAGAACCGCCCGGGCAAAGTCCTCGCCCTTCACCTGAACTACCCCTCGCGCATCGCCCAGCGCGGGCGCTCCCCCCAGTTCCCCGGGTACTTCATCAAGGCCGGCACCTCGATCGCCCGCTCGGGCGACGCCGTCGAGCGCCCCGCGGGCACCGAGCTGCTCGCCTACGAGGGCGAGATCGCCCTGATCATCGGCCGCACCGCCCGCCGCGTCCGCCCCGAGGAGGGCTGGTCGTACGTCTCCGGCATCACCGCCGCCAACGACTGGGGCCTCTACGACCTGCGCCACGCGGACAAGGGCTCCAACGTCAAGAACAAGTCCGGCGACGGCTACACCCCGCTGGGCCCCGCCGTCATCGCCGCCGCGAACCTCGACCCGGCCGCCCTGCGCGTGCGCACCTGGGTCAACGGCGCGCTCGTCCAGGACGACACCACCGAGGGCCTCGTCTTCCCGTTCGGCCAGCTCGTGGCCGACCTCTCCCAGCTGATGACGCTGGAGGAGGGCGACGTCATCCTCACCGGCACCCCCGCCGGCTCCTCCGTGGCCCAGCCCGGCGACGTCGTCGAGGTCGAGGTGGACGCCCCCACCGCCCCCGGCGCCCCCTCCACCGGCCGCCTCATCACGCACGTGACGGACTCGGACATCCCGATGGCCGACTACGGCCACGGCCCCCGGGTGGACGACCTGCAGCGCGAGGAGGCCTGGGGCTCCCGCGAGGCCGCCGGCCTCGCCCCCGTCGAGGACGCCCCGGCGCAGGACGACGCCGCCCCGGCGTCCACCGCGGTGGACGAGAACGGCCACTGGGTCGCGAGCGCCCCGCAGCCGGACCGCTCCCTGCTGACCCCGGAGCTGCGCGCCAAGATCGACGCCATCGCGGTGGCCACCCTCACCGCCCAGCTGCAGAAGCGCGGCATCCAGAACGCGACCATCGACGGCCCGCGCCCGATCCACCAGGGTCGGCGCGTCCTCGGCTACGCCAAGACCCTGCGCTACATCCCCAAGCGCGAGGACCTGTTCAAGGAGTTCGGCGGCGGCTTCAACGCCCAGAAGCGGGCCATCGACTCGGTGCAGCCGGACGACGTGGTGGTCATGGAGGCCCGTGGCGAGCACGGCACCGGCACCCTCGGGGACGTCCTGGCCCTGCGCGCCCAGGTGAACGGCGCGAACGCCGTGATCACGGACGGCGGCATCCGCGACTCCGCCGCCGTGGCCGAGGTCGGCCTCCAGGTCTACGCCGGCGCCACGCACCCGGCCGTGCTGGGCCGCCGTCACATCCCGTGGGAGGTCGGCGGCACCATCGCCTGCGGCGGCACCACCGTGCAGCCCGGGGACATCATCGTCGGTGACGACGACGGTGTGGTGGTCGTCCCGCCGTCCCTGCTCCAGGAGGTCGTGGACGACGCCTACGAGCAGGAGCTCCAGGACGCCTGGGCGTACGAGCAGGTCAAGGCCGGCCACCCGGTGGACGGCATGTTCCCGCCGAACGCCGAGTGGAAGGCGAAGTTCGACGAGTACCGCAAGACCCTGCCGGACGCCCCGGCCCCGGAGGGCGACGCCTGA
- a CDS encoding HpcH/HpaI aldolase/citrate lyase family protein, producing MPVRNRRAAALPAKLSRSWLLVNAARPEDFAPGLASEADSVIFDLEAAVPEEHKDAARQNVIEALSGGMTAWVRISATTSEHWARDLEALEGLSGVRGVVLAETEEPEQVTFTAMRLRAGTPVIALLESALGIENATAVAKAPGTFRLAFGVNDFRKDVGVGEDPLAMAYARSRMVIASRVGRLPGAVDGPPGAGDDEAAVAASSEVTHSMGMTGRLCLNRGQVEWVNRALSPSEDELTWAHDLLDKHAAGAAVGDGSYLPRLRRAEKIADLADSYGLWNA from the coding sequence ATGCCCGTGAGAAACCGCCGTGCCGCCGCTCTGCCCGCCAAGCTCAGCCGCTCCTGGCTGCTCGTCAACGCGGCCCGTCCGGAGGACTTCGCCCCCGGCCTGGCCTCCGAGGCGGACTCCGTGATCTTCGACCTCGAGGCCGCCGTCCCCGAGGAGCACAAGGACGCGGCGCGGCAGAACGTGATCGAGGCGCTCTCCGGCGGCATGACCGCCTGGGTGCGGATCTCCGCGACCACCTCCGAGCACTGGGCCCGCGACCTCGAGGCCCTCGAGGGTCTCTCCGGCGTGCGCGGCGTCGTCCTGGCGGAGACCGAGGAGCCGGAGCAGGTCACCTTCACCGCGATGCGCCTGCGCGCCGGCACCCCCGTGATCGCGCTCCTCGAGTCCGCGCTGGGCATCGAGAACGCCACGGCCGTCGCCAAGGCGCCGGGCACCTTCCGCCTCGCGTTCGGCGTCAACGACTTCCGCAAGGACGTCGGCGTCGGCGAGGACCCCCTCGCCATGGCCTACGCCCGCTCCCGCATGGTGATCGCCTCCCGCGTGGGCCGCCTGCCCGGCGCCGTGGACGGACCCCCCGGGGCCGGCGACGACGAGGCCGCCGTGGCCGCGTCCAGCGAGGTCACGCACTCCATGGGCATGACGGGCCGCCTCTGCCTCAACCGCGGGCAGGTGGAGTGGGTGAACCGGGCGCTGTCCCCGTCCGAGGACGAGCTCACGTGGGCGCACGACCTGCTGGACAAGCACGCCGCGGGCGCCGCCGTGGGCGACGGCTCCTACCTGCCGCGCCTGCGGCGCGCGGAGAAGATCGCGGACCTCGCGGACTCCTACGGCCTCTGGAACGCCTGA
- the pdxS gene encoding pyridoxal 5'-phosphate synthase lyase subunit PdxS encodes MSDDRAQSFSASTGAAADDGARGTGTTRVKRGLADMLKGGVIMDVVTPEQARIAEDAGAVAVMALERVPADIRAQGGVARMSDPDLIDGIVEAVSIPVMAKARIGHFVEAQVLQALKVDFIDESEVLSPADYVNHIDKWDFDVPFVCGATNLGEALRRITEGAAMIRSKGEAGTGDVSEAVKHIRTIRKEIAQLQGLAQDELYVAAKELQAPYELVCEVAETGALPVVMFTAGGVATPADAALMMQMGADGVFVGSGIFKSGNPAERARAIVKATAQFDDPMAVAEASRGLGEAMVGINVGDLPAPHRLAERGW; translated from the coding sequence ATGAGCGACGATCGCGCGCAGTCCTTCTCCGCCTCCACCGGTGCCGCCGCCGACGACGGCGCCCGCGGCACCGGCACCACCCGCGTCAAGCGCGGCCTGGCCGACATGCTCAAGGGCGGCGTGATCATGGACGTCGTCACCCCCGAGCAGGCCCGCATCGCCGAGGACGCCGGCGCCGTGGCCGTCATGGCGCTCGAGCGCGTCCCCGCGGACATCCGCGCCCAGGGCGGCGTCGCCCGCATGTCCGACCCCGACCTGATCGACGGCATCGTCGAGGCCGTGTCCATCCCCGTGATGGCCAAGGCGCGCATCGGCCACTTCGTGGAGGCCCAGGTACTGCAGGCGCTCAAGGTGGACTTCATCGACGAGTCCGAGGTGCTCTCCCCGGCGGACTACGTGAACCACATCGACAAGTGGGACTTCGACGTTCCCTTCGTGTGCGGCGCCACCAACCTCGGCGAGGCCCTGCGCCGCATCACCGAGGGCGCGGCCATGATCCGGTCCAAGGGCGAGGCCGGCACCGGCGACGTCTCCGAGGCCGTGAAGCACATCCGCACCATCCGCAAGGAGATCGCCCAGCTCCAGGGCCTGGCCCAGGATGAGCTGTACGTGGCCGCGAAGGAGCTGCAGGCGCCGTACGAACTGGTGTGCGAGGTCGCCGAGACCGGCGCCCTGCCCGTCGTGATGTTCACCGCCGGCGGCGTGGCCACCCCGGCCGACGCAGCCCTGATGATGCAGATGGGCGCCGACGGCGTGTTCGTGGGCTCCGGCATCTTCAAGTCCGGCAACCCGGCCGAGCGCGCCCGCGCCATCGTCAAGGCCACCGCCCAGTTCGACGACCCGATGGCGGTCGCCGAGGCCTCCCGCGGCCTGGGCGAGGCCATGGTGGGCATCAACGTGGGCGACCTGCCCGCCCCGCACCGCCTGGCCGAGCGCGGCTGGTGA
- a CDS encoding DUF456 domain-containing protein — translation MTPALISLVAVLLLLVGLVGTVYPVLPGSLLNLVTALGWAALLGSPASWTFGLIAAGLAVAGLSASAVLTGRRLRRERVTRGPILWGVAGAAVGFFVIPVAGLFLGFAVGLFASQWARTRDARTALSSSIGALTAMGVGMLVEFCCALGSLTAVGVGALVHGVTA, via the coding sequence GTGACTCCCGCGCTGATCTCCCTCGTGGCCGTGCTCCTGCTCCTGGTGGGGCTGGTGGGCACCGTGTACCCCGTCCTGCCCGGCTCGCTGCTCAACCTCGTGACGGCTCTCGGGTGGGCCGCGCTGCTGGGTTCCCCCGCGTCCTGGACGTTCGGCCTCATCGCGGCCGGTCTCGCCGTGGCGGGGCTGAGCGCGTCCGCGGTGCTCACCGGTCGGCGGCTGCGGCGTGAACGCGTCACCCGCGGCCCGATCCTGTGGGGGGTGGCCGGCGCCGCCGTCGGGTTCTTCGTGATCCCGGTGGCGGGGCTGTTCCTCGGCTTCGCCGTCGGCCTGTTCGCCTCCCAGTGGGCCCGCACCCGGGACGCCCGGACCGCCCTGAGCAGCTCGATCGGCGCGCTCACGGCCATGGGTGTGGGCATGCTCGTGGAGTTCTGCTGTGCCTTGGGCTCGCTGACCGCCGTGGGCGTGGGCGCCCTGGTGCACGGCGTCACCGCCTGA